ATAGCCGCGTTTCATGATACaataattaataattagTAGCTAATTACTTTGGCGACTGACTTCGCCCCCGAATGACACGATTTGCACCTCTAAATATCACATTGCTCCCCTGATCTTATGCTAGTTGTCATCATGATTGATTAATTAATACAGGTTTTCAAGTGTACTGGAAATAAAGGTTGTACCGTTATTAGTTACGTtaatgttttttatatttaattaaacaataataataattagtACTGTTTTCAATCCATGCAATAGACTATTTCATGAACAGATTTTCGATGTCGTCGCCTGAAGCGCCTTTACCACGGTCTCCTTTGCCTCGCCTCGTTCTAAGGTTGCCAACCCTCTCGCAGTTGCGCCGCCGGGAGTTGTGACCCTTGCAGTGACGGCAGCCGGGTCTTGACCAGAGACTACCAATTCCGCTGCGCCTGCCATGGTGAGAGCCGCCAGGTGTGTCGCTTTGCTCCTCTCGATCCCCTGTGCTACGGCAGCATCCACCATTGCCTCGAGGAACCAAGAGAAAAACGCGGTGCCCGAAGCGCACAACGCCGTGGCGGCAGGCATTTGGTTCGTGCTGACAGGGACAGGGGTTCCGATCCGCCTTAGGACCtcgtgccctagttctagcaCTTCACCCGGTATGGAAGCGGACTGACCACCGACGACGGTAACGGACTTCTGTCGGGCCGCTGCTACGTTTGGGATTGCCTGGAGGATGTGGCAGGGACGGAGGCCGGGAGACTCACTCCTCCTCGGGTTTCCATACAAGCCCTCCTCGAGCTTTGCCACGGACACGCCGCCGAGCATGCTTACCAGCAGCTTTCCGGAGAGCGCTTCCCGCATGCCCGGCATGCCGAGGACCTCGGCTCCTTGGTGAGGGTGACACGAGAGGATGACGACATCGGCTCTGCGTGCGGCCCCGACGTTGTCGCCGACGACGAACTCGACGGAACAAGCTCGGTCGCCGACGTCGTCCGTTAACACCGTTTCCGAAAGACTCTGCATCTTGTCCCGGGTGCGAACGGACACGATGATCCGCTCAAGTGTGTGCCGGTTATCCTGTGCCGGCTCGGTTCCGTGACCGGCCTGTGTTGCCGTCGGCAGCGGCGCCAACAGCCCCTGCAGGACGGCGGTCCCGAGTTTACCTGGGATGAATTTTTTTCAATCTCAGGCCTCGGACAGTGGGGGATGATGCCGTGACTCTGGAGTCCGGAGTTCTAAACCAAAGCGAGACTCACTTACCACATCCAATGATGGTCAAGGTAAACCCGGACGGCGACGGGGAATTGCTGACGCTGATGACGCCGGCAGGTGTTCGGCCATCGTCCACGGAGCCCATGTTGCGCCGTGAATTGTTGAGGAGCTGTCTTGAGCCGAAAGCGGCGGGGATTGTCAGGGTCTCACGGATCGGGATTTCTCTCCACCGGGCCGGTCAAAGGAGCGATAATTAACGATGAGGCGGTAGTGTAAATGGTTGTACATACCCTGCGCGAGTTCCCGTCAAGCGCGCGGTTATAATTAAGGCGCGGCGGAGAAAGTGACCGAGTTGCCGAATTGGGTAGGGAGTTTGCCGAATTAATACGGAGTAGGGGGTCCACGATTCCTGGTGTTGCGTTGATTTTCGGTTCGGCTCCACGCGCCGAAACGAAGGCTGGGCTGAGAGCAGGGAGTCTATGCTTACACTTCGCCTTTGCATGGGCAGTAATTATCAGACAACTAATGGATATCTAATTATCTTTTGTTTCTAGCCAGATGCTTTGGCTGTAACtagccaatcactcgaccTCTCGTCACAAAGAAGTCCTTTCTGTTTATGCCCCCCAAATTTCTAAAGGCAGCTTGAGCGGCCACAACAACGAATTAATTAGAAGAACTTGTCAACACAACACCAGGTCAGGGGCTGCTATCTCAGATCTTCCGCAGAAAAACACAATGGCTCGGATAAACCGCCAGACGGCTTACCAAAAAGCCGACGAGATCGAGTTCTCCACTTCTTCCGCAGATCCGCTCGCGGCATGGAGGATCTCGGGAATCAAGGGTCCCGTCTGGGAGCAGTGGTACTTTGATAGCGTCGCGGACGACGGGAAGTCGAGCGTCGTTCTCACGATCGCACGGGATGCGAGCTACGCACTACTCGGGCGCGGCACGCTGCGCGTCGAGCTCGACGTGACCTTCGACGACGGCTCGCACTACAACAACGTGGACTGGATAAGCGAGGCCATCGTCGAGGACAGGAGCGGCCCCAAGAACACCGGCACCGTCGACGGCTCGTGGACGGCGCCCAACAAGGCGTACCGATACCAGATCGCCGCCGACGGCAGCGCCGCCAAGGTCGAGATCGCCACGCCCGAGGTCCAGGGTCACTTCACCCTGGCGGCCTTGTCTCCACCCCTCTACCCCGAGGGTGAGACACAGGAGGAGCTCAAGGCGTCCGGCAAGACGGCCACGACGGAGCTGCTGCCCAAGATCCACCTGGTCCAGGTCATGCCCACCGCGACGTTCGAGGCGGATCTGGTGGTCAGAGACCGCCTGGTGCGATTCCGCGGCATCGGCGGCCACATGCACGCGTGGGCGGCCGGGTCGTGGTTCGACACGACGCTCGGCTGGCGCGTGACGCGCGGGGTGGCCGGCCCGTACAGCGTCACGCTGATGGAGTACACCGACATGGACGGCGTCGTGCACTCGAGCGGCTTCGTCGCCAGGGACGGCAAGAAGCTCTTCGGCGCCAAGGAGGTGTACGCGACGCCGCGGTCGTCCTCGGCCCTGCAGCGCGCGCTGCGCTACACGGGCGCCGGCAAGGACGAGAGGAAGCCCAAGCACACGGTCCGGTGGACGCCGACGTACAACACCGGCTTCGCCGGCCGGTTCGGGGACTCGAGCACCGGCGCCATCCTCAGatttgccgccgccgagggcgaggagtACCAGTTCGAGCTCGTCCACCGCCGCAAGGCCTTCGAGTATCTGTTCGGGAGCAGTGACACCGGTCTGACCGCCTTCCTGGGCGAGATCAAGGGAGGGAAGGTTGGAGAGGAGGTATACAGAGGTGTGCAGTTCTCCGACGTCTGCGTATTACCCCGTGAGTAATTATCCCAGTCCGGCTCTGCTCTCCTCCGCCGAATGTCTACTAATTAACATTCTGGTTTGCAGAGGGTATCACCAAGGTTTATTTCTTCATCTGCATGCTGATCGCCGTGCTCACATTCGGTTACATCAATATCCTAGAGACAAACACCTAAAGAAACAGGGGGTTATTAGATGTGACAAGTATTAAATTACTCCGTAGCACACTCTACGATCACTTTTAATGACTGTTCGAAGGAATTGGGTTTGTCTGGATGTGGAGTTGCTGGCATCAAATTGAGCACTAGGTATACGGATACTAACGCAGATGAATTTAATCTCCGTCGTGATTTCTGGATCCCACCTTTACAAGTTCTGAAGTTGGCATGCTGGTTCTCCTATTCAAGTGAATTGATTTTATGTCTGTGATTACTGTAAACAAGCGTACCTTGAAGATACAGAAATTCTAAATATATTTACCTGATTAATAATATCGGCAGTCTATTTACTAGTAGGATAATTACACGTTCAAGAGTCGAAGAAAACTAGACTTTCTATCAATGACTCTAATTAGTAAACACTCCTTGACATATTACCTATCTTGGTATCTCTTGGCATCTTTTTTCGATGGAGGGATTTTCCAGTGATCAATATCTCTACGTATATTACTTAAGGCATATTATTAATCGGGTAGTATAGTTAGAATCCACTGATCCTGAACCACATAGATATAATTATACGTGCAGTGCGCGTGTGTAGAGGGTGGGAAAGTGCTGTGTACTGAATATTTCTCAATTCCGAGCTAGGTCCGTATCTTGGAGTGTGTGCAGGCCCCAAAAATGCAAAGAGGACAAGGCGCTTGGCGGCCACAGATCTGCGATCTACGCCAATCGCCGCCGGTACGGGCCGGCCGAATACGCCGAAGTGGCCATTTTACCTGGGCCGAAGCGATGCAACCGAAATCTGCTAGCTTCGCGAAGTCCACTCCGACGAATCCCAAATTACCCAAGGTAGGTAGTTAAGTAATTAATGACATAATATTTAACATGTTGAAGACAACGCTCACTGCACACATGCCCACATTCGGAGTCAAAAGTAACGGCATAGAGCCAAGTATTCTCTGTTATTGTTGTTAATGGTGCAATAGGAAACTTTGAGATTCCTTTTTCCAAAGTTTCATTTTAAAGCGAGGAAAGCTGACATTCGAATCAACGAAGATGGAGCGAATCCCAGATACCATGACTGCTGTTGTGTTTGACGGGCCACACAACATCTCCGTCCAACAACGCCCAACACCAAAAAGTACCCCAACCATTTCTGACTCGATCTCGATCATCTTTCTACTCCTGGGCTAGACTACTGACATCCCGTAGTCCAGGATGACGGAGACATCATTGTCAAGGTGCAAGCCGCTGGGCTTTGTGGTTCGTACGTATACCATCACTACCGTACACTACCGTACCTTACTTTACATTAATAACCATCTCAATCCTGAGGAATGTCAGCACTTTCTAATCCGCCCACAGGGATCTTCACCTTCTTCGTGGCCTAGAGAAGACCAAAACAACGGGCTTTATCATGGGCCACGAGTTTTCGGGAACGGTAGTGGCAGCAGGAAGTGGTGTCAAGACTGTGAGCGTTGGCGACAAGATCGTCTCACCGTTCACGGTATCATGGTGAGTTGACAAATGAGATTGCCTAATAATACCTGAGTTCTCCAAGCTCGCTGACTTCCTTGACAAATCAGCGGAGCGTGTTTCTACTGCAAAAACGGCTTCTCGTCCCGGTGCGTGCATTGCTTGGTCTTCGGCACCGAAGGGCTGGCGGGCGCCCAAGCCCAGTTCGTTCGCGTGCCGCGGGCGGACGGCACCGTGATGAAGGCGCCCCCCGAAATCAGCGACGACGCCCTCGTCCTCATGGCCGACGTCTTCCCCACCGGATTCTTCGGCGCCAAAAACGCGTTCGCCGGGCTGCCGCGGACCCAGCGCCCCTCCGACGCGGTAGCCGTCGTCATCGGCTGCGGACCGGTGGGACTCAGCGCCATCGTCTCGGCGCTCGAGTACAAGCCCAGGCACCTCTTTGCCATCGACGCCGTGGAGAGCCGCCTCCGGGTGGCCAAGTATCTGGGGGCGGAGCCTCTCAATGTCGCGGACGGTCAGGAGAACATTGTGAAGAGGATCGGGGAGCTAacggaggggaggggggccgACGTCGTCGTGGAGGCGGTCGGCCTCAGTCCTGCTCTGAGAACGGCCTACGACATTGTCCGGCCATTTGGAAGCATTAGCAGTATCGGAGTCCACAATTCATCGGTACGCGAGAAGCGGGTCGAAGAGAGCGACTCCTCGTAATATGGATTTGATGACTGACATGCGGTTACTTATATAATTAATAGATGCCATTTACGGCAACGGAAGGATACGAGTAAGTGTTAATTAACACCACCACACCACCACGGGATCTCTTCCACCTGACGAGTATAATTACTGACACTTGCTCCAGCAAAAACGTGAAGATCCAGATGGGCAGGTGCCCAGTCCGGTCAATCTTCCCAGAGGCGCTGCCGGTGTTGGCCAAGGCTCAACACCGTTTTGGGTAAGCCAACTTCGATGTTGCCTCCCTTAGGTACACATGATCTCCACGTAATTAGTTCTCACACCACTTCTAGGTTCATGTTTGAAAAACTCGTACCCCTGTCAGAGGCGGTGGAAAGCTATGCACTCTTTAGCGAGATGCAGGTTCAGAAAGTAATCTTCAAGCCGTGGCAGCGCTTCGAGAGGGAGAATCGTAATACCCGTTTGTGAATGGGCGGCGGCGTTCTGGTGGTGGTAAGCTGTAATTAAGGGTTCAAGTAACATTTGGTTGTCGGCACGTCTCGAATTACTAGACAAAAACAAAAGTGTGCAGAGTGCAGATCTATCTTGTTGTCAGATTCAGGACTTCCACAAGCGTTTCCGAACCTGTTGTCACTTTGCATCGGTACCAATACACCGTCTTGCGCCATGTCCTTGGACTATTCATCTCTCCAGCTCCGTGACTCGGAAGTAATTAAGACGTGCCTATTGTGACACTTAAGGCTCAGAAcatttttggggggggggggggaggggttaAGAGAACAAGGCTAAGGAATGGTACTGaaaagatatatatatatatccatAGATACTTCCAATGAATCATAGGACTTGTAGCACGCGTGACTGCCTGAGGTGGGTAGATAATTATCTGCTAACTACACAAGGCCGAGCTTCTTAGCTTCAGTTGCAATAATAGACCCGAGCTCCTCCTTGAGCGAGGGGTGGTGTGGCTGCCAGTTCAGTGCTTGCCTCGCCCGCCTTCCCTCCACTCGAGCGTTGCATCCCCAGAAGAACTGGCCCATCGGCATGATCTTGGACGCCTCAGTCGGCTCAATGGACTCGGGTTCCTCCACCTGAGTCAGGAACCCCTGAGCAGCTGCCTCAGCCGAGACGGACCGTGCCAGCTCGCTCCAGACATGCTCTCCGCCCTCGGCAAAATAGAAGCCTTCCGAACCGCCCCAGACGGCCGGCCCGCTCCCAGTCTCTTCTCCTCCAGCAGCAGCGTGCTCGACCAACTTGAGGTACAACTCGGAGAGATCGTGTACGTGGACGTTTGTCCAGGCGGACTTGCCCTCGCCCACGACAATGGCGCGCTTTCGCTCGAGAGTAGCCCTTACCAGCTCGTGGATCGCCGTGGGGCGGTACTTGAGGATGCCTCTGCCGAGGCCGTAAGCCGAGCCGGTGCTGACGACGGCGGTCTTGACCTGGTTGGGCAGCTGGATGCCGACTTGTCGTACCGCATTCTCGGCGCCGCGGGCCTTGGCAAAGTCGGGCACCGAAAGCACTTCGGCCAGTCCCTCTAGGTCGTTGAAGACCTTGTCGCTGCCCTGGCCGTACCGGCCTTTGACGACGTCGTCGTAGATCACCGTCCCGCTGCCCATGGTGTGGATCAAGAAGCCGGGCCCGGGCCGCGTGCGCCGCGCCAGCCCTCTTGCCAGGGCCTGCACCGATGGCTCGTGGGTTGCATGGGCAAAATCTGGATGCATGCAATTACATCAGTCAGTTATCAGCACCGGGACAGGACGGACGCCGTTGGTTAAACCTACTGCATACAATGTCCGTGTTGGCGGCTTCCTCCTCTAGAAGGTCGCCATCGTCCAGGCTTCCGTAAACGATCCTGAGGCTTGGATGGGCTTCCGAGACGAGAGCACCCTTCGCCTTGTCTCGCACCAGGCATGAGATCTCGTACTCCGGGTGTGCCTGCAGGATCGCATAAACGGCATCCCCGCCGAGATACCCGGTGACACCGGTAGCAAAGATTTTGgtcatttttttttccccccttGGTCATCGACCGCTGTTGAGATGGTATGATGGCAGATAGGTAATTAGCAGGTTTCTCACCTGGCCGAGATCTGGCCATTGTGGGAACATGGCACCGGGCATGTGTCAATATGGTATGGCAAGTCTGGAACACTCTGGTGCCCGCTGCTGCGCCGATATCCATTCCGAAAATCCCCAAACAGCGGGATTTCCAATTCGGGTAGGCATTAAATTAATCGAGGCCGCCTGAGTGGGGCCGTAACGGAGATCGGAGCCGCTCCCGAACTCTTCGGTCACATTTGTGATTGGTTTCGGTAGGCGGATCCGGCGAATGAGATCTCGCTCGGGCTTCCGGTGTTAATTAGTGGGGATACTCTAGTGCCGGCCGACATCGAGAGCGGTGGTTACGGCGATGGCCAGTGCCTGACAAAAAgacaacaacaaaaaaaaaaaaaaaaaaaagctcaATAGATACGCCTTAACTGTCCTCATGGGCTACGAGGAACTCAGGTTAGACACAGCAGCCGACCTAGGAACTACCCCCTTCCCTTTGCCAGTCTAAGCTGTTATGACTGAGATGACAACCTTTTCCATCTTTGGGCTAGAACGCCCGGCCGTGTTGGCCCTGTCCATTGCGGTTGGTGCGTCCTATGTCATCTACCTGGTGACGATCACGATTCATCGACTCTTCTTCCACCGCATCTCCCACATCCCCGGGCCAAAGCTTGCTGCTCTCACATACTACTACCAGTCGTACTACGACTTCTTCCCGCACCAGGGTCAATTCATCTTCAAACTCGACGAGCTCCACAGAAAGTATGGCCCCATCGTGCGCATCGGACCCGACGAGGTCCACGTCAACGATGCCAAGTTCTACAAGGAGATGTACGGTTCCTCAACACACAAGCGCAACAAGAGCCCGATCTGGTACTGGATGCATGGCCTCGGGGCCGTGGGCGACCAGAGCATGTTCATCACGCTCGACCACGACCATCATCGGCTCCGGAAGGCCGGGCTGGGCACCTACTTCAGCAAGCGCAAGGTCCAGGAGTTGGAACCGAGAGTGAAGGAGAAAGTCCTACTACTACGGCAGAGGCTTCTGGAACGCGCCGGCGGTGCCCCGGTCAATCTCAAGGATGCCTTTGGTGCAATGGCGCTGGGTAAGCAAGCCAACATCCGGGAACGGAACCGTTGAGAGGAGAGAGCCCCGGAACAGAAAAGAGTTCCAGAGTGCCTAGGTATTTTAAAAGGTATTTTAATTAACCATGCGCTTCTTTAATTATTAGACATTATCACGCAGTACTGCTTCAACCGATGCTTCGGAGCGCTTGACCGCCCAGACCTCGGGCGCGAGATGAACAAGCTGATGGGGGTCGGCGTTAAGATCAACCCCTTTGCTCGCACGTTTCCGACCCTGGCCCGCACCGTGATCAAGCTGCCGAGGTGGGCTCTCAAATGGAGCGGCCTCGTGTCCACCACGGCCGAGTTCCTCGACCTCGCCGACAGGCTGTCCGCCGAGGCGCGGAACGAGGCGATCCGCGACCTCGCCAGCGGCAAGTACTCGCAGACGGACGATGCCGACTCGAGAACGGTCCTCCACTCCATGATGCGGAGCGACGTCCTGCCCGAGCACGAGAAGACGGAGAAGCGGCTGCAGGCGGACGGCATGACGCTGATCGCGGCCGGCTTCGACACCACCAGCCGCACCCTGACCGTCATCTTCTACCACCTCCTGACCAAGGACCACATCCGGGCCCGCGTGCTCGACGAGATCCGCACCCTGATGCCGACCCCGACCTCCCCGCTGCCGACCGTCGCCCAGCTGGAGCAGCTGCGCTACCTGACCTGCGTCATCCACGAGGGCACGCGCCTGGCCCACGGCGTCGCCGGCCGGCTGGTGCGCATCGCGCCCGAGGAGGACCTCGAGTACTACAGCCCCTTCGACGGGCGCCGGTACACCATCCCGCGCGGCACCACCTTCGGCCAGTCGTCCTACCTGGTCCACACGGACGAGTCCATCTACCCGAACCCGGCCGAGTTCGACCCGGACCGGTACTGGACCGACGACGGCAGGCCGACCGACGCCCAGCGCTACCTCGTCCCCTTCGGCAAGGGCACCCGCATGTGCGTCGGCATCAACCTGGCCTGGGCCGAGCTCTACCTCACCATTGCCGCCCTGATCGGCACGGTCGACATGAGGATCGCCCCCGGCACGACCGAGCACGACGTCACCATGGTGCAAGACCTGTTCGTCGGCGTCTTGCCCGAGAATCCCGGCGTTCGCGTGAACGTCGTCGGGCACCTCCAGGCTTAATTAGCCTATCTAGGTAGTTGCGGGTGATAGGGCAATCAATGTCGGTCCGCATATCACGAGCAAGGTTTTGGGCGTGGAtggaaggaggagaagagtgAAAGGATTGAGCGGAGCTAGCCAGACCATCAAAATTGTTACGCACCttactacctacctacctaggaGGATGCAGTAGAAAATGGCCAAGATCCTGCGTGGCTCAGGAGTGGCATGCAATGAATGAGTTTAAGACTCCAAATCTGACCAAATCATGACAAACATTGCTTTCCATCGTGAGGCTTGATATGCCTCTATCAAACCATTTACTTGTTTGGATGTTTTTCAATTTTCTCCCCCGAATATTCTTTTCCTTAGTTTCTGGTCAATGTTACGTTTTATATTCCTCCCTTGTGTTGTATATGCTCTTCTTGTCTCTCTCGGCATCAGATCAATCAGATTCCGTGCATCTACGCCTTGGGAGCACCTAAACTAGTATAATCAAGACAAACTTCTAAGATAAGATGCAAGTGTGTAATAGATATTACATTTAAAGTTGATTAATATATTGAAACTAGTTAGAGCTGTAGTGGCCCAAAGGAGGGGGGGTGGCCCAAATCCAGGGGGACCGACTTTATGCTTTACATTAAAGGGGCAGAACATTCAACACCTTGTTAAGCACTTGTCCAGCTCCTCAGGTCCGTGACCGACAACCTGAGAACGTTTCTGAGCTCTACGGCACCATATGCTCCATGTAGTAAGCACCTGGGTctaggtatgtactgtatgtgaCATATCTGGTGTTTAAGCTGAAGCAAGGGTACTTAGGCTAGGTAGGGTAAGTAATTACAGACACGTGCTGGCAACATCTCGGTGGCGCACTTCACGATTTTGGTCGACCGACAAGCCCACGCGGTTATGGTATGAGAGAACCCGTTCATCCAACTACCGATTACTACGAGAAACCGTAACAACATGATgaaatgaaaaaaaaaaagctgcTGTAACTATCTCACCACTGCTGAGAtcgacccccccccccggacCAACAACCCCAAGATCGACCAACCAGCATCAGTGATAGCCGTTTGTCACAAAGCCGTTTTCGTACCCGTTCTTCACGAAGCCGTTTGTGTACCCATTTTCATATCCGTTCTCGTACACCCTCTTCGGACTCGACGGCCTCTGGATGCCCAGCTTCTCATCCAAGAACTTGAAAGTCCGGTACTGCAGCAGCGGCCAGGCGCCAGACTTTGCCTGGGCGCCGCCCTCGGACCAGGCCTTGGGAACCCAGAGCTCCTTCTGCCCCTCGGGCACGTTGACCAGGTTTCTCATGATGGCCGACGTGCTCATCTCGGCCAGGAACAGCTTCGGGTCACCCCCCGCGCCGGTGACCAGGACGGGGCAACGGACCCACTCGAGGTAGTCCCGGTTGGCGCGCCCGCGGTTCTTGTTGTCGGCCGTGACGGTCCTGTCGAGGCGGAAGGTGTACTGCTTCATGTCGCGGATCATCTGGGCCGGGTTGGAGCTGCCGAACATGTGGCAGCCCTGGGCGAAGGTGTACTTGGTGGCGACGTCGAGCTTGGCGTGCTCGCGGACGGCGAAGTCGACGAAGCCGTCGCCCATGTAGTTGCGCTCCCACGGCCACATGAACCACCGCGGCATGCGCGACATGGCGAGGTCGTAGAAGTCGTAGACCGGGTCGACGGCGACGCAGGCCTTGATGCGCGCGTCCGCCGCCCCGCGCAGCGCCAGGTACCCGCCCAGGGACTGGCCCGTGACcgcgacggcgtcgaggtcgaggtcggcCTCGGGGTGCTCCTCGGCGTACGAGGCGAGGAAGTCCAGGACTGCCTCGACGACGATCTCGCCGTCGGGCCGCAGGGGCACGCCGTCCTCCCGCAGGACGAGCCCCTGACCTGGGCCGTCGAACGTCAGGACGGCGTAGCCCAGGCCTGGCCCTTCGGCGACGTGGAGGAAGTAGAGCTCCTCTTGGGTGGAGTCGGCGCCGCCGATGCAGATGAGGACGGGCGTCTTGCGTCCCTTGAGACGTCGAGACGGGGCGGGGAGATGCAGCCATCCGGGAAGTCGGAGGAGCGGTGCGCGGTACTCGGGCGGCTGGAACGGGATGCGAACGCGGCGTACGTCGTGCTCCATCAGCTTGGTCGCCTGCTCAAAGTTGGAGATGCTGCGGTGGTATAGGGACAGGAAGTAGGGCTGCTCTTCGGCGGGCATGATCGGGAATAGGTACTGCGCGCAGCGGAAGTAGTTGCTGGCGCGCAGGAACGCGCCCCTGGCGGCCGAGAGGTGGCCGTTTCTCTGCATCTCCTCGGCCCACGACTGCGTCCTCTCAGCCAGGGCCAAGAATTTGCGGTTCCAGTCGTCAGCATCGTTGGGAATGAGCGAGGCGACAAGCTCGAGGAACTCGGCAGCGTCGCAACCCCCGTATGGCGCGGCGCCcagcagccgcagcagcTCAAGGTTGTACCATTTGTATTCGAAGTAATGGCGGTTGGGCGAGTATGTGAAGAATGGATACATCGCAGGGAGAATGCAGAATGCGTACTGCTCCGGTTTGACGGCAGTTGTATCACTGGGTAATTAATTACGGTTGACTTTCAAAGCGCGAAGCGTGAGTCGACGTCGACGAGAGTGTAATTATGCCCTCCCTCATTAAGGTACTCAACAGTGCTTCTCAGgcggttgggggggggggagaggcgGAGCATTAAGGGAGCAAGCAGTAGCAGCAATAACTAAGACGACGAGTATGGGATCATGGCAGCACCGCAGCACCGCAGCACCGCAGCACCGCAGCATACCGATTCGTACGAGTATGGACAAAATTATCGCAGGCCAGGATTGAGCACTCAACCATCCGGTCCCATTAACTCACCGTGGTCGGTCGGTCACGGAGAGTGCGACGACCTCGACCGGCTGGAACGCTGCCGTAAGTAATTATCGGTACCGGCCCTCCAAGGCCTGAGTCAGGTCTAGCTAATTAGTTTAAACCGGCTTACAAAAGACATGATCGGCCCCCCTTCAATGCCAGCGGTGCAGTGTAATCCATACGGCCAGGACTATAGAGGGCCCCATCGAGCCCGAAAGAAGGCGATGAGCAAATCGACCCACGTGCAACGACGAGACAAGAGGCATTGTCTCGCAGGAGGCAAAAAAAAGATTTGAAGCCCAATGGAGGGAAAGCTCTTCCAATGCGTACCGTGTAAAAGTAGCCGGAAGTCACCGAAAGTCACCGTAAATGGCCGAAAGTGGCCGAAAATGACCGAAAGGAGCAGCCAACTCTGTCTAAATTCCTCCGGTTC
This DNA window, taken from Thermothelomyces thermophilus ATCC 42464 chromosome 3, complete sequence, encodes the following:
- a CDS encoding cytochrome P450-like protein (Cytochrome P450-like protein) encodes the protein MTTFSIFGLERPAVLALSIAVGASYVIYLVTITIHRLFFHRISHIPGPKLAALTYYYQSYYDFFPHQGQFIFKLDELHRKYGPIVRIGPDEVHVNDAKFYKEMYGSSTHKRNKSPIWYWMHGLGAVGDQSMFITLDHDHHRLRKAGLGTYFSKRKVQELEPRVKEKVLLLRQRLLERAGGAPVNLKDAFGAMALDIITQYCFNRCFGALDRPDLGREMNKLMGVGVKINPFARTFPTLARTVIKLPRWALKWSGLVSTTAEFLDLADRLSAEARNEAIRDLASGKYSQTDDADSRTVLHSMMRSDVLPEHEKTEKRLQADGMTLIAAGFDTTSRTLTVIFYHLLTKDHIRARVLDEIRTLMPTPTSPLPTVAQLEQLRYLTCVIHEGTRLAHGVAGRLVRIAPEEDLEYYSPFDGRRYTIPRGTTFGQSSYLVHTDESIYPNPAEFDPDRYWTDDGRPTDAQRYLVPFGKGTRMCVGINLAWAELYLTIAALIGTVDMRIAPGTTEHDVTMVQDLFVGVLPENPGVRVNVVGHLQA